The Peribacillus sp. FSL E2-0218 genome contains a region encoding:
- a CDS encoding SRPBCC family protein, which produces MQAVIEKEGNGIIARFDRRFKHSVEKVWDALTENDKLEKWMSNLEIKDLRKDGNIQFHFNDGSGKSFDMKIRDFRERAVLEFEWGDGWVRFESSPEKDGCALILTESISTLSDHTSKDLAGWHVCLDMLGEVLDGRAIDFPMDAWEKWHEEYIIAVKRIDG; this is translated from the coding sequence ATGCAAGCTGTCATCGAAAAAGAAGGGAACGGGATTATCGCTAGATTCGATCGCCGGTTCAAACATTCAGTGGAAAAGGTATGGGATGCTTTAACGGAAAATGATAAGCTGGAGAAATGGATGAGCAATCTGGAAATAAAGGACCTTCGAAAAGACGGAAACATTCAATTCCATTTCAATGATGGGTCAGGGAAATCCTTTGATATGAAGATAAGGGATTTTCGGGAACGTGCCGTTTTAGAGTTTGAATGGGGCGATGGCTGGGTTCGTTTCGAGTCATCTCCTGAAAAGGATGGATGCGCACTGATTTTGACGGAATCCATCAGTACGCTCAGTGATCATACATCAAAGGATTTGGCAGGCTGGCATGTGTGTCTCGACATGCTAGGGGAAGTATTGGATGGGCGTGCGATTGACTTTCCGATGGATGCATGGGAAAAGTGGCATGAGGAATATATCATCGCCGTCAAACGGATCGACGGATAG
- a CDS encoding GNAT family N-acetyltransferase, which translates to MNIQRATLDQLESLTGLFDSYRVFYEQVSDFVSARNFLGERLANGDSVVFMASEEEDAVGFVQLYPSFSSVSMRHSWILNDLFVKDSARKKGYGEELLKAAIAFARESGAKGITLETGKDNVEAQSLYEKIGFARETNYFYHFSIVQ; encoded by the coding sequence ATGAATATCCAGAGAGCTACATTGGACCAGCTCGAATCTCTGACGGGTCTTTTTGATTCTTACAGAGTGTTTTATGAGCAGGTGTCTGATTTTGTTTCGGCAAGGAATTTTTTGGGTGAAAGGCTGGCGAATGGAGATTCTGTTGTGTTCATGGCCAGTGAAGAGGAGGATGCTGTAGGGTTTGTACAACTGTATCCTTCCTTTTCATCAGTAAGCATGAGGCATTCATGGATCTTGAACGACTTATTCGTGAAGGATTCAGCGCGCAAAAAGGGATATGGCGAGGAGTTATTGAAGGCGGCGATCGCTTTCGCACGGGAATCAGGCGCAAAAGGGATTACACTCGAGACAGGCAAGGATAATGTGGAGGCACAAAGCCTTTACGAAAAAATAGGATTTGCTCGCGAAACGAATTATTTTTATCATTTCTCCATCGTCCAATAA
- a CDS encoding YfiT family bacillithiol transferase: protein MELKYPVGTFRFEGEIASMADGWIREIGALPGLLKEAVGNMDDEQLDTAYRPGGWTVRQVVHHVADSHMNAYVRFKLALTEENPVIKPYEQGRWAELPDYEMPVDISLTLLEAVHGRLHKLLSGLSAEDLNRTFLHPESGEVKVGENIGMYAWHGRHHLAHITSLSKRQGW, encoded by the coding sequence ATGGAGTTGAAGTACCCGGTTGGGACATTTCGATTTGAGGGGGAAATCGCAAGTATGGCCGATGGCTGGATCAGAGAGATTGGGGCTTTGCCTGGACTGCTTAAGGAGGCTGTAGGCAACATGGATGATGAACAGCTTGATACGGCTTATCGTCCGGGCGGGTGGACGGTGCGTCAAGTCGTGCACCATGTTGCAGATAGTCATATGAATGCGTATGTCCGTTTTAAGCTTGCTCTTACAGAAGAAAATCCAGTCATCAAACCTTATGAACAGGGACGCTGGGCAGAGTTGCCTGACTATGAAATGCCGGTTGATATATCGCTGACTCTATTAGAGGCGGTTCATGGCCGCTTGCACAAGCTGTTATCGGGCCTTTCCGCCGAAGATCTGAACCGGACATTCCTTCATCCTGAATCAGGAGAGGTGAAGGTCGGGGAGAACATCGGCATGTATGCGTGGCATGGCCGCCATCATCTTGCTCATATCACTTCTTTATCAAAACGCCAGGGGTGGTGA
- a CDS encoding AbrB/MazE/SpoVT family DNA-binding domain-containing protein, with protein MIMKSTGIVRKVDELGRVVIPIELRRTLGIKEKDALEIYVEQDRIILQKYKPNMTCQVTGETSDDNMKLADGKLILSAEGAELLIKEIQASLETAK; from the coding sequence ATAATCATGAAATCTACAGGTATTGTACGTAAAGTTGACGAATTAGGACGGGTAGTCATTCCGATTGAACTGCGCCGTACATTAGGAATTAAAGAGAAAGACGCTTTGGAGATCTATGTCGAACAAGATCGTATAATCCTTCAAAAATATAAGCCAAACATGACTTGTCAGGTAACAGGTGAAACATCCGATGACAATATGAAACTAGCTGACGGAAAATTGATCCTAAGCGCTGAAGGTGCTGAACTTCTAATCAAGGAAATTCAAGCTAGCCTCGAAACTGCTAAATAA
- a CDS encoding multidrug efflux SMR transporter, translating into MNINWIKVFIAAFFEVFWVVGLKHADGFWTWTGTVISIIISFYLMIMAGRKLPVGTVYAVFVGMGTAGTVLSEIIFFGESFKLSKTLLILLLLGGVIGLKVVTDDKAAKGEES; encoded by the coding sequence ATGAATATCAACTGGATTAAAGTATTCATTGCAGCTTTTTTTGAGGTTTTTTGGGTGGTTGGCTTAAAACATGCGGATGGTTTTTGGACTTGGACCGGAACCGTCATTTCCATCATCATCAGTTTTTATTTGATGATCATGGCTGGACGGAAGCTTCCCGTCGGAACGGTATATGCCGTTTTTGTAGGGATGGGGACCGCCGGTACCGTTTTATCTGAAATCATCTTCTTTGGAGAATCATTCAAGTTAAGCAAAACGCTATTGATCCTCCTATTATTAGGAGGGGTAATCGGTTTAAAGGTAGTGACCGATGATAAAGCTGCAAAAGGGGAGGAATCATGA
- a CDS encoding spore germination protein, translated as MRMKRSKNEPELPELKEETFRKLFCKSSDILFDTIYIGETENPIPALIFYCTSMVDISLLNEGILEKLNKMMALDEKIDAEATINKLNPLVDLTKVTIDDEFTSVQQSIFSGYALLFIPSTQKVYSMNLSNVPNRQPEESSFEVSVRGPRDGFVEDLSINTALVRKRLKTKSLAYEDFIVGRRSQTKVALMYMDDIVNKDLIANIRARMNSIDIDILVSSQQLEEMISNSKFSIFPLTHYTSRPDFVVEAINQGRFILIVDGMPTVIVAPSTLLLQIKTAEDSNLPYLYVSLERLLRFLGLGITILLPGFWISISAFNIEQVPFPLLATITLSRLGLPLSATMEFILMLILFELFRESGVRLPKAVGQTVAVVGGLIVGDAAIRAGLTSQTMLVVTAVTSVASYTLVNQSLTGAVTILRMFVLALSCIYGIYGCIIGFLSIVTLLSRLDSFGVSYLGGLNPPRLTKVLDSFIKRPWNSMAKRSLGAKDKTRKEQ; from the coding sequence ATGAGAATGAAACGATCCAAAAATGAACCGGAACTGCCTGAATTGAAGGAGGAAACATTTCGCAAGTTGTTCTGCAAGAGTTCAGACATCCTCTTTGACACGATTTATATCGGGGAAACCGAAAATCCCATTCCTGCCCTTATCTTTTATTGCACGAGCATGGTCGATATCAGTTTATTGAATGAGGGGATATTGGAAAAACTGAACAAAATGATGGCGTTGGATGAGAAAATCGATGCCGAGGCAACCATTAACAAGCTGAACCCGTTGGTGGATTTGACGAAGGTAACCATCGATGATGAATTCACTAGTGTACAACAGTCGATTTTCTCCGGTTATGCTTTGTTGTTCATCCCTTCCACCCAGAAGGTGTATTCGATGAATTTGTCCAATGTCCCGAACAGGCAGCCTGAGGAATCCTCCTTCGAGGTTTCAGTACGGGGGCCAAGAGATGGGTTTGTCGAAGATTTAAGCATAAATACAGCCTTGGTCAGAAAGCGTTTAAAAACAAAATCACTCGCCTACGAGGATTTTATCGTAGGCAGGCGAAGTCAAACGAAAGTAGCGCTGATGTACATGGATGACATCGTCAATAAAGATCTTATCGCCAATATTAGAGCCAGGATGAACTCGATCGATATTGATATATTGGTCAGCAGCCAGCAATTGGAGGAAATGATCTCAAACAGTAAATTCAGCATATTCCCACTCACTCATTATACGAGCCGTCCCGATTTTGTAGTCGAGGCCATCAATCAAGGAAGGTTCATCCTGATCGTTGACGGGATGCCCACGGTCATTGTCGCTCCTTCTACTTTATTATTGCAAATTAAGACAGCTGAAGATTCGAATCTTCCTTATTTATATGTAAGTCTTGAACGACTTCTTCGTTTTCTGGGACTGGGCATTACCATTTTATTGCCTGGATTCTGGATATCGATATCCGCTTTCAATATCGAACAGGTGCCGTTTCCTTTACTTGCGACCATAACCCTTTCAAGACTCGGGCTTCCGTTGTCTGCGACGATGGAGTTCATTCTCATGCTCATTTTATTCGAGTTATTCCGTGAATCCGGAGTGAGATTGCCTAAAGCCGTCGGCCAAACCGTCGCAGTGGTCGGCGGGCTCATCGTCGGTGATGCCGCAATCCGGGCAGGGCTGACCTCCCAAACGATGCTAGTGGTAACAGCTGTTACATCTGTCGCGTCTTATACCCTTGTCAATCAATCATTAACTGGAGCCGTCACCATCTTACGCATGTTCGTCCTGGCACTCAGCTGCATTTATGGAATCTACGGCTGCATCATCGGCTTCCTGTCCATCGTCACTTTATTATCGAGGCTCGATTCATTCGGTGTTTCCTATCTTGGCGGACTAAATCCCCCAAGATTGACGAAGGTCCTGGATTCCTTCATAAAGAGGCCATGGAATTCAATGGCCAAGCGATCCCTAGGTGCCAAAGATAAGACAAGGAAGGAGCAATAA
- a CDS encoding multidrug efflux SMR transporter, with protein sequence MAWISLILAGLCEMFGVAMINKLHKDRNWQSLTLLFAGFGASFLFLAYAMQTLPMGTAYAIWTGIGASGGAIIGMLLYGESKDWRRIVFIAMVLCAAVGLKLVS encoded by the coding sequence ATGGCTTGGATTTCTTTAATCTTGGCGGGTCTATGTGAAATGTTTGGTGTTGCGATGATCAATAAATTGCATAAAGACCGGAATTGGCAATCCTTGACGCTGTTATTCGCCGGATTCGGCGCAAGTTTCCTATTTCTTGCTTATGCCATGCAAACATTGCCGATGGGGACGGCCTATGCGATTTGGACAGGAATCGGCGCATCAGGCGGAGCGATAATCGGGATGCTCCTATATGGTGAATCGAAAGATTGGCGGAGAATCGTGTTCATAGCGATGGTGCTATGTGCAGCTGTCGGCTTGAAACTCGTTTCCTAG
- a CDS encoding Ger(x)C family spore germination protein, which translates to MFRITKILLTIPLFLLLSGCWDEKTIQDFHYTTAIGIDFKDGEYIVYAQLVDFAAVAKTEAKPTQNPPVYVGKEKGRSISTAMNQLMHNTQQALYMGHVSTFVLSENVLKQQSTEIVDYIYRNQLLRYSANIFATKSSMDELFSINGYFNLSPLYTTLYLPEDIYRNRSFIKPITVQKYYSNQREKASTTILPSISWNNKVWKEKGTKRKSLYMDGAFVIFFKVSQPWFSEQELSGVRWLTKRTNKAPVNISFNKEDIYASFSHPYHKVKPVFKNGKFKYDIEVVVPGKILGLDTQMDMNKIKRKFESQIKKEIQSTFEAGLKKNADPLSLGKILYIKETKYWQENDIKEPKDYLDPHSIHAINVKVHIKNTGGLEAKPLR; encoded by the coding sequence ATGTTCCGCATCACTAAAATTTTGTTGACCATTCCGTTATTCCTGTTACTTTCCGGTTGCTGGGACGAAAAAACGATCCAGGATTTCCACTATACAACAGCGATCGGCATCGATTTCAAAGATGGGGAATATATCGTTTATGCGCAGCTTGTGGACTTCGCTGCCGTAGCTAAAACGGAAGCGAAACCGACGCAAAACCCTCCTGTATATGTAGGAAAGGAAAAAGGCCGTTCCATTTCGACGGCCATGAACCAACTGATGCACAATACACAGCAAGCCCTTTATATGGGGCATGTTTCCACCTTTGTACTCAGTGAAAATGTACTGAAACAGCAAAGCACCGAAATAGTCGATTATATTTATAGGAACCAACTGCTTAGATACTCAGCCAATATTTTCGCCACGAAAAGTTCCATGGATGAGCTTTTTTCCATCAATGGCTATTTTAATTTGTCACCTTTGTACACGACTTTATATCTTCCGGAAGATATCTATCGTAATCGCTCATTCATTAAACCCATTACCGTTCAAAAATATTATTCCAATCAACGTGAAAAAGCATCGACGACCATTTTGCCTTCCATTAGCTGGAACAATAAGGTGTGGAAAGAAAAAGGGACTAAACGCAAAAGCCTTTATATGGATGGAGCCTTTGTCATTTTCTTCAAAGTGTCACAGCCCTGGTTTTCTGAACAAGAATTGAGCGGCGTCCGCTGGCTAACTAAAAGAACCAACAAGGCACCCGTAAATATTAGCTTCAACAAGGAAGATATCTATGCGTCCTTCTCCCATCCCTATCATAAAGTAAAACCAGTTTTCAAGAACGGAAAGTTTAAATACGATATCGAGGTTGTCGTGCCAGGCAAAATACTCGGACTCGATACCCAAATGGATATGAATAAAATAAAACGGAAATTTGAAAGCCAAATTAAAAAAGAAATTCAATCGACCTTTGAAGCAGGACTCAAAAAGAATGCAGATCCACTAAGCCTAGGCAAAATCCTCTATATCAAAGAAACCAAATACTGGCAGGAAAATGATATTAAAGAACCGAAGGATTACCTGGATCCCCATTCAATCCATGCGATCAACGTCAAAGTCCATATCAAGAACACAGGCGGCTTAGAAGCTAAACCTTTAAGATGA
- a CDS encoding DEAD/DEAH box helicase: MDIKLNQKIIKDMCGTVSFKRGEAFQRTNKVTFESYRPDGCEAIVAGKEIFHVSVAADAAGGIKSTCTCPTLASFAKDCQHIAAVLLSVYDHQRQGTVPEGADTAQVDASRLSEGLLTLFNSQTVRKSGHQLHFENRQMLEAEFTLKPILMGKRQYMLGMELEIGKVHVADVRDFLKRVKEGEPALLSPSFLYDPELHCFQRETDAVLQQLITVLSDEKVYADALADESEYKMDDHLLLLPPSSFTRLLPFLASVPWVKLAHGGKTFQGLLISGESLPLRFHFKQSEGEGYRLDINGLNEMIVMDAYNTVLFDGSLVQLESEDCQRLSDLKQMLEDSGMDRIPIHHDQLELFLDKVVPGLKKLGEVQIARSISERFMAAPLVAKLYLDRVKNRLLAGLEFHYENIVINPLDESKVPAMLIRDAKKEAEILTLMEDGRFAKTDGGYFLHNEELEYEFLYHIVPKLQKLVQIYATTAIRNRISRGNSAPRIRVKIKKERTDWLEFKFEMDAIPEKQIREVLAALEEKRKYYRLRNGSLLSLETREFEEIQRFLKALPVQDQDLEGSLNMPIVTGLRLLDSVDDSGTFTIEESFRKFLENIKNPDELEFPVPMSLEPILRDYQKHGYKWMKILAGYGFGGILADDMGLGKTLQSIAFIVSELPDIRKEKRPALIVCPSSLTYNWLAEFAKFAPDIQAVIVDGHKLERTKLLREAMDMDVVITSYPLLRRDILWFEKQDFHTVFFDEAQAFKNPGTQTARAAKKIKAGHRFALTGTPIENSLEELWSLFHVVFPELFMGLKEYSNLSRKKISRRIQPFLLRRMKEDVLGELPEKIESQKSMELLPDQKKLYGAYLAKLKADTLKHLDKDTFRKNRIRILAGLTRLRQICCHPALFVDGYTGSSAKYEQLMQIIEESKLSGRRVLIFSQFTKMLQMIGRDLARQGQDYFYLDGQTPSKERVDVCNRFNSGERDIFLISLKAGGTGLNLTGADTVILYDLWWNPAVEEQAADRAHRMGQKNVVQVIKLVARGTIEEKMNELQEKKRHLIEEIIDPGEKSSSALTEEDIREILMI; encoded by the coding sequence TTGGATATCAAATTAAATCAAAAAATCATAAAAGACATGTGTGGGACAGTTTCCTTCAAAAGAGGGGAAGCCTTTCAGCGGACGAATAAAGTGACTTTTGAAAGCTACCGCCCCGATGGCTGTGAAGCAATTGTCGCTGGAAAGGAAATCTTTCATGTTTCCGTTGCAGCGGATGCCGCCGGCGGAATAAAATCGACATGCACCTGCCCTACACTCGCTTCCTTCGCAAAGGATTGCCAGCATATTGCAGCCGTACTGCTGTCGGTTTACGATCATCAGCGCCAAGGAACGGTCCCTGAAGGGGCAGACACAGCCCAGGTAGATGCGTCAAGGCTGTCCGAGGGGTTACTGACGCTGTTCAATAGCCAGACTGTACGAAAAAGCGGGCATCAGCTCCACTTCGAAAACCGGCAGATGCTTGAAGCCGAGTTTACGCTGAAGCCAATATTGATGGGCAAGAGGCAATATATGCTCGGAATGGAACTAGAAATCGGTAAGGTTCATGTAGCGGATGTCCGGGATTTCCTGAAGCGAGTAAAAGAAGGGGAACCTGCCTTGCTCTCCCCGTCATTTCTGTATGACCCTGAGCTTCATTGTTTTCAGCGTGAAACGGACGCAGTCCTGCAGCAGCTCATTACCGTGCTATCGGATGAAAAAGTCTATGCAGACGCCCTAGCGGATGAATCGGAATACAAGATGGACGATCACTTATTGCTTCTGCCTCCATCTTCCTTTACCAGGCTCCTCCCTTTCCTTGCCAGTGTACCGTGGGTGAAGCTCGCTCATGGCGGCAAAACGTTTCAAGGTCTGCTGATTTCAGGCGAGTCGCTTCCTTTGCGTTTTCATTTTAAACAAAGCGAGGGTGAAGGATATCGACTGGATATTAACGGCCTGAATGAGATGATCGTCATGGATGCATATAATACGGTTCTATTTGATGGAAGTCTCGTCCAGCTCGAATCCGAAGATTGCCAACGCCTATCGGACTTGAAGCAAATGCTTGAAGATTCAGGGATGGATCGAATTCCCATCCATCATGATCAACTGGAATTATTCCTCGACAAAGTCGTGCCGGGCTTGAAAAAGCTCGGGGAAGTCCAGATTGCAAGGTCCATCAGTGAACGGTTTATGGCAGCACCGCTTGTGGCAAAGCTATATCTGGATCGAGTGAAAAACAGGCTGCTTGCCGGTTTGGAATTCCATTATGAAAATATCGTGATCAACCCCTTGGATGAATCCAAAGTACCTGCGATGCTCATAAGAGATGCAAAAAAGGAGGCGGAGATACTTACGCTTATGGAGGATGGCCGATTCGCCAAGACGGACGGTGGTTACTTCCTGCATAATGAAGAGTTGGAGTACGAGTTTTTATACCATATCGTCCCGAAACTCCAAAAGTTGGTCCAAATCTATGCCACGACAGCGATAAGAAACCGAATATCGCGGGGGAATTCGGCACCGCGCATCAGGGTGAAAATCAAGAAGGAACGAACGGATTGGCTGGAATTCAAATTTGAAATGGATGCGATCCCCGAAAAGCAAATACGGGAGGTGTTGGCAGCGCTTGAAGAAAAGCGGAAGTATTACCGCTTAAGGAATGGGTCGCTGCTTTCCCTAGAGACGAGGGAGTTCGAGGAAATCCAACGTTTTCTAAAGGCACTTCCCGTACAGGATCAAGATCTGGAAGGCAGTCTGAACATGCCAATCGTAACAGGGCTTCGGCTTCTGGATTCCGTGGACGACAGCGGCACATTCACGATCGAGGAATCATTCCGTAAGTTCCTGGAAAACATCAAGAATCCGGATGAATTGGAGTTCCCAGTGCCAATGAGCCTGGAGCCGATATTGCGTGATTATCAAAAACACGGCTACAAATGGATGAAAATACTTGCCGGATACGGATTCGGAGGGATTCTTGCAGATGATATGGGACTCGGGAAAACCCTGCAAAGCATAGCGTTCATCGTATCGGAGCTGCCCGACATTCGTAAGGAAAAGCGCCCGGCCCTCATTGTCTGCCCCTCATCCTTAACCTATAATTGGCTGGCTGAATTCGCAAAATTCGCTCCGGATATCCAAGCTGTCATCGTCGATGGGCACAAGCTGGAGCGGACAAAGCTATTGAGGGAAGCGATGGACATGGATGTCGTGATCACCTCGTATCCGCTGCTGCGGAGGGATATTTTATGGTTTGAAAAACAGGACTTCCATACGGTGTTCTTTGATGAAGCACAGGCGTTCAAGAACCCAGGGACACAAACGGCCCGGGCGGCCAAGAAGATAAAGGCCGGACATCGTTTTGCGCTGACGGGCACGCCGATCGAGAATTCGCTTGAAGAGCTCTGGTCACTATTTCATGTTGTCTTTCCCGAGCTGTTCATGGGGTTAAAGGAATATAGCAACCTCTCCAGGAAGAAGATCTCCCGGAGGATCCAGCCTTTTCTGCTGCGGAGGATGAAAGAGGATGTACTGGGGGAGCTTCCGGAAAAAATCGAGTCGCAGAAATCGATGGAGCTGCTTCCAGATCAAAAGAAATTATACGGTGCCTATCTGGCGAAGCTTAAAGCTGACACGCTCAAGCATCTCGACAAGGATACCTTCCGCAAAAACCGGATCAGGATTCTCGCTGGCTTGACCAGGCTTCGGCAGATTTGCTGTCACCCCGCCTTGTTCGTGGACGGGTATACAGGCAGCTCGGCAAAGTATGAACAGCTTATGCAAATCATCGAGGAATCGAAGCTTTCAGGAAGACGGGTGCTGATTTTCTCGCAATTTACGAAGATGCTTCAAATGATCGGCAGGGATTTAGCGAGGCAGGGACAAGACTACTTCTATTTGGATGGGCAAACACCATCGAAGGAACGTGTGGATGTCTGCAATCGATTTAACTCAGGAGAACGGGATATATTCCTCATTTCTTTGAAAGCTGGAGGGACTGGGCTCAATTTGACCGGTGCCGACACGGTCATTCTTTATGACCTTTGGTGGAATCCGGCCGTTGAGGAGCAGGCTGCCGACAGGGCCCACCGAATGGGGCAGAAAAACGTGGTCCAAGTCATCAAACTTGTTGCCCGGGGCACCATCGAAGAGAAAATGAATGAGCTTCAAGAGAAGAAGAGACATCTGATCGAGGAAATCATCGACCCTGGAGAGAAGTCATCATCCGCACTTACGGAAGAGGACATTCGGGAAATTTTGATGATATAG
- a CDS encoding multidrug resistance efflux transporter family protein, whose translation MRPIILGICSAFFFAFTFVLNQAMELSGGSWIWSASLRYIFMVPFLLCIVLSRKNLLPLLRVMRERPGTWLLWSFVGFGLFYAPLCFASAYSPGWLIAGTWQITIISGALLAPLFFENIETKDGLERKRGKISVKGLFMSMIILLGIILMQLEHTKHISMANLWLGVIPIIIAGFAYPLGNRKMMEVSEGRLDAYQRVLGMTLASLPFWFLLSIYGFMTVGAPTKMQSFQSLLVALFSGVIATVLFFKATDMARGNMQKLASVEATQSMEVLFALAGELLFLALAIPSLLSWFGIFIVIIGMILHSYVSHKNEGPARKRTVNA comes from the coding sequence TTGCGTCCGATTATATTAGGGATTTGTTCAGCTTTCTTCTTTGCCTTTACGTTCGTTTTGAATCAGGCGATGGAATTGTCTGGCGGGAGTTGGATTTGGAGTGCTTCGCTGCGATATATTTTCATGGTGCCCTTTCTATTGTGTATCGTTTTAAGCAGGAAAAACCTGCTTCCCCTATTGCGTGTGATGAGAGAACGGCCGGGAACTTGGCTGCTTTGGAGTTTTGTGGGCTTCGGGTTATTTTATGCCCCCTTATGCTTTGCCTCCGCCTACTCACCGGGTTGGCTGATTGCCGGAACTTGGCAAATCACGATCATTTCGGGAGCTTTACTGGCCCCGCTCTTTTTTGAAAATATCGAAACAAAAGATGGGCTTGAAAGGAAAAGAGGGAAGATTTCCGTAAAGGGGCTCTTCATGTCGATGATCATCCTGCTCGGTATCATCCTGATGCAACTGGAGCATACGAAGCATATTTCCATGGCTAACCTCTGGTTAGGCGTGATTCCAATCATCATCGCTGGATTCGCCTATCCTTTGGGGAATCGTAAAATGATGGAAGTGTCAGAAGGGAGGCTGGATGCCTATCAAAGGGTATTAGGCATGACGTTGGCAAGTCTGCCGTTTTGGTTCCTGCTTTCCATTTACGGATTCATGACAGTAGGCGCCCCGACGAAGATGCAGAGCTTTCAATCCCTTTTGGTAGCCTTGTTTTCCGGCGTTATTGCGACCGTCCTTTTTTTCAAGGCGACCGATATGGCACGCGGAAATATGCAGAAATTAGCTTCCGTGGAAGCCACTCAATCGATGGAAGTGCTATTTGCCCTGGCTGGCGAATTACTATTCCTTGCTTTAGCGATTCCTTCCCTTTTATCGTGGTTCGGCATCTTCATCGTGATCATCGGAATGATCCTGCATAGCTATGTATCACATAAAAATGAAGGGCCAGCCCGAAAACGGACAGTCAATGCCTGA
- a CDS encoding endospore germination permease, protein MKKISSIQVLSIFFLSIGLLNHVILIPFLLSAGGRDAWFFAALTIGLIPIWVYLLSRIIKNMNNETLAAWLENKFGKPIKNIVLFFIMIYLISLVLATTKETMDWITTSFLFETPSLAIILPFALLCIFMAHSGLRSIAISSSVLLPIVVILGLFVATGNIPKKDYSHLLPLFENGYFHGTRAFLYSSYGFAELILLAFFQEKLTDTLSRKGLALLCLGMLFLLLGPLTAAIAEFGPILAEAMRYPAYEQWRLLTIGKYIEHTDFFSIYQWLAGAYIRVSLALFLITETFKGKSNNMKLGILFAIGFLMVIISIVPFSNFKFLHISQNYYYPGTFYFLLLLTAFLFIGTFIHSKEGKKHENETIQK, encoded by the coding sequence TTGAAGAAAATTAGTTCGATACAAGTTCTTAGTATTTTCTTTTTATCTATTGGCCTGCTTAATCATGTCATCTTGATCCCCTTCCTTCTTTCTGCCGGCGGAAGGGATGCTTGGTTTTTTGCCGCTCTTACTATCGGGTTGATCCCGATTTGGGTCTATCTCTTATCAAGGATAATTAAAAATATGAATAATGAAACTCTGGCGGCTTGGCTTGAAAATAAATTCGGCAAACCGATTAAAAATATCGTTTTATTTTTCATCATGATTTATCTGATAAGCCTGGTATTGGCCACCACGAAGGAAACGATGGATTGGATCACGACAAGCTTCCTTTTTGAAACCCCTAGTTTGGCCATCATCCTTCCGTTTGCCCTGCTATGCATATTCATGGCCCACTCTGGCTTGCGTTCCATTGCCATCAGTTCTTCAGTATTATTGCCGATTGTCGTAATTCTTGGCCTGTTCGTTGCGACGGGAAATATTCCGAAAAAAGATTATAGCCACCTTCTTCCCCTTTTTGAAAATGGGTATTTTCACGGCACTAGAGCCTTTCTTTACTCATCGTACGGCTTTGCTGAACTGATTTTACTTGCTTTTTTCCAGGAAAAACTTACCGATACACTTAGCCGCAAGGGATTGGCCCTTTTATGCCTTGGCATGTTGTTCCTGCTTCTTGGCCCGCTGACTGCAGCTATTGCGGAATTCGGACCGATCTTAGCCGAAGCGATGAGATACCCCGCCTATGAACAGTGGCGCTTGCTGACAATTGGGAAATATATCGAACATACCGATTTCTTTTCCATTTATCAATGGCTTGCCGGTGCTTATATCCGTGTTTCTTTGGCGTTGTTCCTTATAACGGAGACCTTTAAAGGAAAATCGAACAATATGAAGCTCGGAATCCTTTTCGCCATCGGCTTTCTCATGGTGATCATCTCCATCGTGCCCTTCAGTAATTTCAAGTTCCTGCATATCAGTCAAAACTATTATTACCCTGGCACCTTTTATTTCCTTTTACTTTTGACCGCCTTTTTGTTTATCGGCACATTCATCCATTCGAAGGAGGGGAAAAAGCATGAGAATGAAACGATCCAAAAATGA